DNA from Mesorhizobium loti R88b:
GTTCGCACAAAAATTCAGTACACTATTCCCGTTGGCAACCCTGATCTCTCGAGACTGCCGCGAGCTAATCACCCGTTCGGATTTGTAGAGACCGCCGGACTTAAGATCCGCCAGTTCACGTCGAAGATGCGCAAGAAAGGTTTGGGTCATCGATGTATCCGACGTTCAGCCTTGCGCAACTCCCCCGAGATCGGAGCCGTCTGCTTAACGCTCGACTAGTTACGCATATTTAACGGGGGTAGACCAAGCATCATCGGAATGCTTTTGCCAGTAGAGGTCCATCAGCTGCCGGGTCACGACGCCAACTTTACCGCTGCCGATGGATGAACCATCAACGCGCGTCACGGGCATGATCCCCCCTGCGGTGGAGGTGATGAACACCTCATCGGCTTCGCCCAGTTCAAGACGAGGTAGGTCTGCAGCCGTCACCGCAAGTCCCACTTCCCCACACAGGTCGAAAACGGACTGCCGCGTTATTCCTGGAAGCACCCCAAAGGCTGGTGTCTTCAGCTGACGGTTCTTAACGGTGAAGACATTAAAGCCGGGACCTTCCGCAATATTGCCGTTGGTGTCCATTATGAGCGCCGTTTCCGCCCCCACATCGTAAGCATCGTAAAGACCTCTGACCAAGTCAAGCCAGTGGTAATTCTTGATCGTCGGATCCACTGACTTCGGCGGAATTCGGACAGTTTCGCTTACGCCAACGTGGAGACCACGCTCCAACTGTTCTTTGTTGGCAACCGAACCAAACGGCACAGCAAAGGCAATGAACCGATTCTCGGCCTCGCGCGGATCGCGGCTAAATGTCGGCGAACCTCCCCGCGTGCAGATCATCTCAACATAGGCTGATTTATGTCCAGACAGAGCGACGCAGTTTGAAAGAACCCGTTCGACCTCTCGGCGATGATAGGGCAGCTTCATTCGGAGACGATCCATCCCCCTGAAGAAGCGATCAAGATGAAGGTCCAGTCTGAAGAATCGCCCTTCCCAGACGTGCACGGTATCGTAAGTAGCGTCAGAGTGCAGGAAACCCCAGTCAAGGACAGAGATCTTCGCTTCAGACATTGGGAGGTACTGTCCGTCCATGAAGGCGACACCGTGAGGATAACGCCGGGTATCCTTATGGGTAGTTTCGACTTCCGGAACTCCCACCGTCGCGTCTGTCGTGGCAAGTGTCATGTTTTCTTCCTCTAAACGTGGCTACGCCAAGATCTCTGCGCGCGTCTGACCTCATGCCGTCCCAAGGGACCTCATGTACTTTCCACGCGAAACCTTGTTGCTGCTAATGGGTCGCTCTAAGATCCCGTTAGGTCTGGAATGTCTAACGTTCGCGTGACGAACAAGAGGACCGAAGCCGCTAGTTCATACATGCTGGCAAAACGCCAGTGCACCTATTCATTGCATCAAATTATGCGCACGCACGATCAAATCGGCACCGCAAGCGCAATAGGCGCTTCAAAAAACACCGTCTGCTGGCAAAAAAAATCAGCGTAAATAAGCCTTAGACCAAAATGCGAGGTTCGAACTTCACACGGTCGAGCGTGATCATACTTCTAAACTTGCGAACGTTTGGATTAGTATAGAGCTTGGTCTTCACAAACACATCGAACGCTTCTACGTCCTCCACTGTGACGATCAGAACGAAATCTGCCTCGCCCGTTACCATGTAACATTGAGTTACCTCCTTTGCGGCGCGCATGGCGCGCTTGAACTCGTCGACAAGATCTAAGCGTTCCCGGTCTAGTTCCACATTTACAACAACGGTCAGGGATTTCCCAAGCGCTTTCGGATCGACTAGCGCTATATCGGCTATTATCACTCCGTCCGCTCGGAGCTTATTGACGCGCCGCATGCACGAGGCTGCCGAAGAACCTACGAGCTCAGCCAGTTCCGCAAAGGACAATCTATTGTTCTTCTGAAGTGCGGCGATGAGGCGTCGATCGAGATCATCCAACATGTTCGTGCAGCTCCGGCATTATACTCGGCAAACTATCGACAGCGCCGAGGTACCGCAAACTATCTTAACGCATGGTTTTCTACAAAGCACGCGCCACCTTTTGCCAGGCGATGCAATGTAGGTTTCAAGTCGACTGGAATCATGCAACGATGTCAGCGAGTGCTTTCGACAGGGTGGTTGAATACCAGCTGCCGGTTTGGCTACCAACCTTGGAGTTTGGTCAGCTAGGCGTATCGGCGAAATTCTCACCTCGCGCCGCTTCCGAGTGTGGCTGGTCGCCTCGGAGTGAGGATATTGGCCAAGTTAAGGGCGTTGCGGGACACGTCGGCAATAACTGACAGTCGCATTTTGGAGTCTGCTCCTGTTTATGGAGAAGGGTAGTGGTTTTGAATCGGATGCCATGAGGTGACGATCATCGGCCAGCAAAAGGTCCGGCGCTGGAACCCTGCTTTGCCCATGCCGGCGTAGTTTCGTGCGGCTATTGTTCACCCTAGGCCGCCCCTGGTACTCCGCAGAAAGCCATCAAGTGGCTATTCATGGAACATGCACCGATCATCCAGCGGCCCAAGATCGTCCACGCCATGCTCTCCTGGCTGGTGAAGATATTGTTCAACTGCACGTCCGGACGGTATGCCATCAACTTGCCGCTCTCCGGCAAGCAGAGCGCTCAACTTAGACACTCTGCCTCCGTGAAGTCGACCCCGGCGCGGGTCACAGAAGGCACGCCCGTATCGTCAACCAATCGAGGTCAGTAATTCACGAGCAGTTTACGCGACATGTTGCTCAGCGACTTCGCACCAGTCTCAGTGACGCGGACGGTCTCACTGAAGATGTAGCCGTCTTCTTTCTCCCAAATGCCAATAAGGACATGGAAGGTCATGTTAGCTTCGATCACGGTGTGATCGTCGGGATTGAAGCTGAGATCACCACTCCAGTCGATACCCGTGGAGTAACCGCTCCTGGACTCTTTACGCACGCCATAGGGTTCGAATGCTCGCTTAAACGCGTGGGAGACATCGGAGCACTTAACGCCCGGCCGAATTGCGTCGAACTCCGAGAGAAAGCCGTCCAGCGCTGCTCGATGTAGATGTTGTGCGCGAGCGCTTGGCTCACCCAAGAAAATCGTCCTCGACAATGCGCATGCATAACGGTGTCGAAAGGCGCCAATCTCAAAATTTGTCTGACATCCCAACCTGTAGGTGGCATCGGACCACTTGAGATGAGGTGCATTGGCCGGGGAGCCAACGGGCATGGTGAGAGCGCCATAGCAAGGCCCGCCAGGGAATTCTGGAGTTCCTCTAATGAGAGCACTTTGAACTGCGGCAGCCACGTCACACTCGCGCGCGCCCACAGAAATCTCAAGCCGACCGGCTTGCAAGGCCCTGTCGGCAATCTTCCCAGCCTGTTCCATGTAGGCGAGTTCTGCCGGCGATTTTACTCGATGCAGCGTGGCAACCATGCCATCCGCATCAATCGCTTTCGACATGTCAAGATTGTTGGCAAGAGCGGCATAAGATTTCATGCCAAGAATTTTCGCCCCCATTTCAACGCCGAGCCGATTAGATTTGGAACGCTCCCTGATAAGATCGGCTATCGGTTGCCACGGCGTGCGCTCGCTGGAACCAATATATTGCTCGGGATAGCTTAGGACGCGCGACTCCGGCAGGTAGGAGGTCGGTGTCGCGCAAAATGTATCAATCTCGCGCAAGATGAGCCACGGATCTTCTTCGTCTTGAGACACCAGAGCGAGTTGCGGAACGTAATCTGAATACCCCTCATAGCCAGTGAGATAGTTCATATTTGACTCGTTCAGGACGAGCAGCGTGTCAATGCCGCGCTCGGCCATCCGCTGGCGAAGTCGACGTGTGCGTTGGCGATATTCTTCTCGAGTGAATGCGGCGGACATCAATGGTTCTCCTAGTTGTGTCTGATAGCGATTCGCCAAACTGCGCCACCCTGACATGCGTGGCGGCAGGGTCATTGCCGGGCGCCGACCGGATCGAGGTTGTCAGCGCGAATAGGCGCCGCGTGGTCGTGGACCACGATGTCCAGTTGAAGCGCTGCTTGGGATCATGTGCCAATTGGATGCGCTGCGGTGAATCCGTTTTCCGATGGGAACAAGGCGGGCGAATCGAGGTCGCCTCGGGCGATAGCGCCTAACACTCTTAGGCTGCCGAGAACGGCCAGTTGGCCGAACCGGCAAAAGGCTCTCAACCGTTACAGCTATGGTATTTGCGTCGGTCCGCTTCACATGCGGCACATAGGTCGCGCATAAGCAGCTCGAGGCGCGCTCGTCGTTCCTTCGTGTGGGAGACACGATCCTCTACTCCTCTTGCTTCGACGCGAACGGCAGCCTATTCGAAGCGATTTTCATCTCCGACTCGCTCAACTGTGCCGCGATCATAGACAGCGTGCGCATCTCTAAGGCCAAGGGCTTTCGCTATGCCAATAACGACATGGGCCGCTGCAAGTTGAACTGCAGAAAGCCAAGGAGCGGAGTTGCAGGAAGCGAGGCGAAGCCGTCCGACATCCCCAATCGGGAAGTTCGGAATCCTTCAGGCATGTGAAGGCCCAAGGAGCGGCTGGTGGAAATGGACCGTCAATCCAACACGCCAAGGTTCGGCTCGCCGACGACCTCTCAAGTTCTGTAGCCGGCTGTCCTTTCCAGCATCAATAGGTCGCTCGGATCGCCACGGCTCCCCCGCGCCGTCGGATAGGCATGTTGCCTGGGAGCGGCCAGGGATGAAACGAGATATGACAGTCCCCCCTCCTCGAAATTCAATGCTGCGGCAACAAGGTCCTCCTGCCATTCGCGCCCGAGATTTTCGGTGATGTTCATGAACTTGTGAATGACTTGCTCTCTCGACATCGGATTTGCCACATCTCCAAGCGGATGCAGTACAAGCATTTCTTGAACCCCATCACCCTGATCGAGGAAGACCCTAGCCGGTGTACCAAAAGGAAATGCCGTGGCGAATTCCGGCGACGGGACGAGTTCGATGAGGTTAGCAATTTCGAGAACCCTCTCGTCAGTGAGTCTCTCTAAGGCGACCGGTTGAAGTTCCTCAGCGCCGTAAAGAGAAGCGAGCGCGCAATTGAAATAGAAGCTGTACTGAGCCCCCTCTAGGTTGGTTGGGGCGCGCTCGTTTGCCAAGCGCATTGCTTGGGGAAACGTGTTGATTCGAAGCGTCTTGATCTCAGTTCCACGTCTACGCATCGAGATGATAGCGTCAACGGCTGCATGCATGTATCGGCAACACGCGTAAGGTTTCAGATAGCAATTTTGCGCCTCCCAAGACGATCCCAGACCGCCCAAAAGAACGTTGCGATCAAAACGAACCTCGTCGTTGAAGAGGTCGAGCGGGCCGGTCGCTCCCTCTCGAGCCCGATAAGCAGCAGTAATACCTGCCACGACGGCAGGAGGAATACCTTCTTTGATCGTGCTGCCTTCGAACTTTGGAGACGGGGCCGTGAAGACGATTGGGCCTTCGCCGCCCGCGATACCAAGCGCATGAGCGGTCTCGTTAGCGGTTAACTTGAGCAGGCGGGCTGCAGCGGCTGCAGCGCCATAGTTTACCCATCGCCCACTAGCATAGGTATCCACCGATTCCGC
Protein-coding regions in this window:
- a CDS encoding aminotransferase class IV, yielding MTLATTDATVGVPEVETTHKDTRRYPHGVAFMDGQYLPMSEAKISVLDWGFLHSDATYDTVHVWEGRFFRLDLHLDRFFRGMDRLRMKLPYHRREVERVLSNCVALSGHKSAYVEMICTRGGSPTFSRDPREAENRFIAFAVPFGSVANKEQLERGLHVGVSETVRIPPKSVDPTIKNYHWLDLVRGLYDAYDVGAETALIMDTNGNIAEGPGFNVFTVKNRQLKTPAFGVLPGITRQSVFDLCGEVGLAVTAADLPRLELGEADEVFITSTAGGIMPVTRVDGSSIGSGKVGVVTRQLMDLYWQKHSDDAWSTPVKYA
- a CDS encoding Lrp/AsnC family transcriptional regulator, producing MLDDLDRRLIAALQKNNRLSFAELAELVGSSAASCMRRVNKLRADGVIIADIALVDPKALGKSLTVVVNVELDRERLDLVDEFKRAMRAAKEVTQCYMVTGEADFVLIVTVEDVEAFDVFVKTKLYTNPNVRKFRSMITLDRVKFEPRILV
- a CDS encoding M24 family metallopeptidase gives rise to the protein MSAAFTREEYRQRTRRLRQRMAERGIDTLLVLNESNMNYLTGYEGYSDYVPQLALVSQDEEDPWLILREIDTFCATPTSYLPESRVLSYPEQYIGSSERTPWQPIADLIRERSKSNRLGVEMGAKILGMKSYAALANNLDMSKAIDADGMVATLHRVKSPAELAYMEQAGKIADRALQAGRLEISVGARECDVAAAVQSALIRGTPEFPGGPCYGALTMPVGSPANAPHLKWSDATYRLGCQTNFEIGAFRHRYACALSRTIFLGEPSARAQHLHRAALDGFLSEFDAIRPGVKCSDVSHAFKRAFEPYGVRKESRSGYSTGIDWSGDLSFNPDDHTVIEANMTFHVLIGIWEKEDGYIFSETVRVTETGAKSLSNMSRKLLVNY
- a CDS encoding MmgE/PrpD family protein, whose product is MQPLLKLADFVATFPPKSLPVPTTQTISTLMLDLIGAAGAGLHSPLARAARASALNAYGEGSVRIWLTNRTSSVVGAAMANSAAASALDIDDGHRGAAGHAGAGVIPAALAVAEAVGGSSSEVSEAIALGYEIALRVASSRPAESVDTYASGRWVNYGAAAAAARLLKLTANETAHALGIAGGEGPIVFTAPSPKFEGSTIKEGIPPAVVAGITAAYRAREGATGPLDLFNDEVRFDRNVLLGGLGSSWEAQNCYLKPYACCRYMHAAVDAIISMRRRGTEIKTLRINTFPQAMRLANERAPTNLEGAQYSFYFNCALASLYGAEELQPVALERLTDERVLEIANLIELVPSPEFATAFPFGTPARVFLDQGDGVQEMLVLHPLGDVANPMSREQVIHKFMNITENLGREWQEDLVAAALNFEEGGLSYLVSSLAAPRQHAYPTARGSRGDPSDLLMLERTAGYRT